One window of the Chryseobacterium camelliae genome contains the following:
- a CDS encoding outer membrane beta-barrel family protein, with amino-acid sequence MKKTLLCTALLVSSAIFAQTRKDSIKNIEQVEILVKKKLLERKADRMIFNVEASIASQGMDGTETLANVPMIKVDESLGTISITGKSSVNVMINGRMLNLSGPALMNYLKSIRSENIARIEVITTPPARYEAQGNSGLINIILKKNANIGFSGNMTSNLIQRTYSGFGNTGTVNYQTEKFSSSLKLVYYDSAKRTSENYDIIGTTQNYSSSIRRDMWNELTPSINMSYKITKNSEAGFEYMYAHQKSGMDIVNTTRNISPNFTEENLLTHTFHREKEPTHTVSAYYDLKLDSLGKKLSLTGNFYKNNSDTEVNFSTQRLSANTVQDVKTLSLVAPKIFSVQADLELPFSFGTIETGAKFNQFKNNSDLKYFNLTDNGYVADATRANLFQYQEKNYAAYFSYAKNFGTHWETKAGLRYEYTVADSYTPSSGSGNSYRYGQWFPSAYVFYKKDKNIFSLSYSRRINRPGMGDLNPFRWYSNPYSYSSGNPLLTPSYINNLELTYTFNNKLTTSMYYLRVKNAFGQVSFQDGLSQVSTYLNYYNNNALGFNVSYTDTFFRCWESSVSANASYQDSDMFGVNAQTQKGASVSYSVNNTVTLNKNKTIAFFLNYEQDLPHRSVNYYLYNFSNLSSGFKVSLMDKLLQINATVTNIFAQRYRGDIYFTDLVHHMNNYWDGRSFRLSVNYAFGSKKKIQKKDIKFEEKERAQ; translated from the coding sequence ATGAAGAAAACATTGTTATGTACTGCCCTTTTAGTTTCATCCGCAATTTTTGCCCAAACCCGGAAAGACAGCATTAAGAATATAGAACAGGTTGAGATCCTGGTGAAGAAAAAACTGCTGGAAAGAAAAGCGGACCGGATGATTTTCAATGTGGAAGCTTCCATCGCTTCGCAGGGAATGGACGGCACGGAAACATTAGCAAACGTCCCGATGATCAAGGTTGACGAGTCCCTCGGCACCATTTCTATCACAGGAAAAAGCAGTGTGAATGTAATGATCAACGGCAGGATGCTGAATCTTTCCGGTCCTGCCCTCATGAATTACCTGAAATCCATCCGCTCTGAAAATATAGCCAGGATAGAAGTGATTACCACTCCGCCAGCCAGGTATGAAGCACAGGGAAACAGCGGCCTGATCAATATTATCCTTAAGAAGAACGCGAACATAGGCTTTAGTGGAAACATGACTTCAAACCTCATCCAGAGGACTTACTCCGGATTCGGCAACACCGGAACGGTTAACTATCAGACCGAAAAGTTCAGCAGCAGCCTGAAGCTGGTCTACTATGATTCAGCTAAACGGACCAGCGAAAACTATGATATTATCGGCACCACGCAGAACTACAGCAGCTCGATCAGAAGGGATATGTGGAACGAACTGACGCCCAGCATCAATATGTCCTACAAAATCACTAAAAATTCTGAAGCGGGCTTTGAATACATGTATGCCCATCAGAAATCCGGAATGGACATCGTTAATACCACCAGGAATATCAGTCCCAACTTTACAGAAGAAAACCTGCTTACGCATACATTTCACCGGGAAAAGGAACCGACCCATACTGTAAGTGCCTATTATGACCTTAAACTTGACTCTTTGGGAAAAAAGCTGAGCCTTACAGGGAATTTCTATAAAAACAATTCGGATACGGAAGTCAATTTTTCCACACAAAGGCTTTCCGCTAATACGGTCCAGGATGTGAAGACCCTTTCGTTGGTCGCTCCAAAGATATTTTCCGTGCAGGCAGACCTGGAACTTCCTTTTTCTTTCGGGACCATCGAAACGGGAGCGAAATTCAATCAGTTTAAAAACAATTCGGATTTAAAATATTTCAACTTAACGGATAACGGTTATGTTGCTGATGCAACCAGAGCCAACCTCTTTCAGTATCAGGAAAAAAACTATGCGGCCTATTTCAGCTATGCCAAAAACTTCGGTACACACTGGGAAACGAAAGCCGGCCTGCGGTATGAGTATACGGTAGCGGACAGCTATACCCCTTCCAGTGGTTCCGGCAATTCGTACCGGTACGGGCAGTGGTTTCCCTCAGCGTATGTTTTCTATAAGAAAGATAAAAATATTTTCAGCCTGTCATACTCAAGGAGGATTAACCGTCCGGGAATGGGTGACCTGAATCCTTTCCGATGGTATTCCAACCCTTACTCCTACTCTTCCGGGAATCCTTTATTAACGCCTTCGTACATTAATAATCTTGAACTTACCTATACGTTTAATAACAAACTGACCACCAGCATGTACTATCTCAGAGTAAAGAACGCATTCGGGCAAGTATCGTTTCAGGACGGTCTTTCCCAGGTCTCTACATATCTTAATTACTACAACAACAATGCTCTGGGGTTTAATGTTTCATATACCGACACCTTTTTCAGATGCTGGGAATCTTCTGTTTCTGCCAATGCAAGCTATCAGGATTCTGATATGTTCGGCGTGAATGCTCAGACTCAGAAAGGGGCTTCAGTAAGCTATTCTGTCAACAATACCGTTACACTGAATAAAAATAAAACCATTGCCTTCTTCCTGAATTATGAACAGGATCTCCCCCACAGGAGTGTCAACTATTACCTTTACAACTTTTCCAATCTTTCATCAGGTTTTAAAGTTTCGCTGATGGATAAGCTGCTCCAGATCAATGCAACCGTTACCAACATCTTTGCCCAACGGTACCGGGGAGATATTTATTTTACAGACCTTGTACACCATATGAACAATTACTGGGATGGGAGGAGCTTCCGCCTGAGTGTGAACTATGCGTTCGGAAGCAAGAAGAAGATCCAGAAAAAGGACATTAAATTTGAAGAAAAAGAAAGGGCTCAGTAA
- a CDS encoding LytR/AlgR family response regulator transcription factor: MEKIKCIIVDDEPLAISLLESYVRNVPFLELVFSAENPITALEYIQNHPSDLIFLDIQMPELTGINFMKILGDRKKYILTTAYSEYALEGYEHNIIDYLLKPVSFERFYKSAVKAQQRLMTVESKTGAHFFVKCSGQQHRINFEDILYVESIKDYVNIRTETQEYIVLDTLKSMEMQLPESSFTRIHKSFIVNLERIKSIGSRNVTLLSDQEIPVGESYRAGFLQRLK, translated from the coding sequence ATGGAAAAAATTAAATGCATTATTGTAGATGATGAGCCTCTGGCCATCTCGCTGCTGGAGAGCTATGTGCGGAACGTTCCTTTTCTTGAGCTTGTTTTTTCTGCAGAAAATCCAATAACAGCCTTGGAATACATTCAGAACCATCCGTCAGATCTTATTTTTCTGGACATCCAGATGCCTGAGCTCACCGGAATCAATTTTATGAAAATCCTTGGGGACAGAAAGAAATATATTTTAACAACAGCTTATTCCGAATATGCATTGGAAGGCTATGAGCACAACATCATCGATTATCTGCTGAAACCTGTCTCTTTCGAACGGTTTTATAAAAGTGCCGTGAAGGCCCAGCAAAGGCTGATGACCGTAGAGAGTAAAACAGGAGCCCACTTTTTTGTTAAATGTTCCGGTCAGCAGCATAGAATTAATTTTGAAGACATCCTGTATGTGGAAAGCATCAAAGATTATGTGAATATCCGTACCGAAACACAGGAATACATTGTGCTGGACACCCTGAAATCCATGGAAATGCAGCTGCCGGAATCTTCTTTCACCCGCATCCATAAATCGTTTATCGTTAATCTGGAACGCATTAAAAGCATCGGGTCCAGAAATGTTACCCTTTTATCAGATCAGGAGATCCCGGTGGGTGAAAGCTACCGGGCCGGCTTTCTGCAGAGGCTGAAATAA
- a CDS encoding sensor histidine kinase: MKTNKIIYLHILFWLSYIPGKFLVDYSRLNSTKGMVLEFTFFLANFVCFYVNYFFITPRLYDARKLYKLVIAFFLNVTCFVMVRYSAEEILLPATLGFRNYMEGTDFWFYFYDNIFYSSLAIFISTTFWFFKYYINAEAEKTQLVEARRIAELQALKTQINPHFIFNSLNNIYSLVYQQSDKALPAIEELSTLLRYSTKDLEKDCIPLDKEIGYIDSLTALEKLRLKNPELMVIEKDIRYPHLNISPMLLVPFVENAFKHGDFRNKGLEMRISDKDQMLHFYLLNFKNDRKKDVVSGIGIDNVKKRLEILYPNKYTLAIDESETEFIVDLTIDLRDGKN; the protein is encoded by the coding sequence ATGAAAACCAATAAAATTATTTACTTACATATATTATTCTGGCTGAGCTACATTCCAGGGAAATTTTTGGTTGACTATTCCAGATTAAACTCAACAAAGGGAATGGTGCTTGAATTTACTTTTTTCCTGGCCAATTTTGTATGTTTTTATGTCAATTACTTTTTTATCACTCCCCGGCTTTATGATGCCCGGAAGCTGTATAAATTGGTAATCGCATTCTTTTTAAATGTCACCTGTTTTGTAATGGTCCGGTACTCAGCAGAAGAGATTCTATTGCCGGCTACTTTGGGATTCAGGAATTATATGGAAGGAACGGACTTTTGGTTTTATTTTTACGACAATATTTTTTACAGCAGCCTTGCCATTTTTATCAGCACAACCTTCTGGTTTTTTAAGTATTACATTAATGCTGAAGCAGAAAAGACCCAACTTGTTGAGGCCAGGAGGATAGCAGAGCTACAGGCCCTGAAAACCCAGATCAATCCGCATTTTATCTTTAATTCGCTGAATAACATCTATTCCCTGGTCTATCAGCAATCCGATAAAGCCTTGCCGGCCATTGAAGAGCTCAGTACCTTACTGAGATACAGTACCAAGGACCTGGAAAAAGACTGTATTCCCCTGGATAAAGAGATCGGATATATAGACAGCCTTACCGCACTGGAGAAACTCAGGCTCAAAAACCCGGAGTTGATGGTGATTGAAAAAGATATCCGTTACCCGCACCTCAATATTTCCCCGATGCTTCTGGTACCGTTTGTAGAAAATGCTTTCAAACATGGGGATTTCCGGAATAAGGGATTAGAGATGAGAATATCAGATAAAGACCAGATGCTGCACTTTTACCTTTTGAATTTCAAAAACGACCGGAAGAAAGATGTGGTTTCAGGTATCGGGATCGATAATGTAAAGAAGAGGCTTGAAATCCTGTATCCTAACAAGTATACGCTGGCCATTGATGAATCCGAAACGGAATTTATTGTAGATTTAACCATTGATTTAAGGGATGGAAAAAATTAA
- the thiH gene encoding 2-iminoacetate synthase ThiH, with translation MNSFKDIFEQYSWDQIRSKLNQVTVQDVERSLRKEHRILEDFINLIAPAAAVKLETMAKMAQQLTRKRFGKTIQLYAPLYLSNECQNICTYCGFSVDNKIKRKTLSDTELMVEASVLKSMGVNHILLVSGEANKTVGIDYFINAVRLLKPHFANISVEVQPLSEGAYFLLHQEGVNAVLVYQETYHKDVYKEYHPKGKKSNFDYRLETPDRIGKAGIHKMGLGVLLGLEDWRIDSFFNALHIDYLQKQYWKSRFSVSFPRLRPAEGIIEPNFIMSDKDLLQLICAYRLWNEDLEISISTRENETFRNHIVSLGATAMSAASKTNPGGYAVDKESLEQFETSDERSMEDIRTMIRNAGYDPVMKDWDAVYSGIQSTIILKNE, from the coding sequence ATGAACAGCTTTAAGGATATTTTTGAACAGTATTCATGGGACCAGATACGCAGTAAGCTCAATCAGGTCACCGTACAGGATGTGGAAAGGAGCCTGCGGAAAGAACACCGGATCCTGGAAGACTTTATCAACCTGATTGCTCCGGCCGCTGCTGTAAAACTGGAAACCATGGCCAAGATGGCGCAGCAGCTTACCCGGAAACGTTTCGGGAAAACCATCCAGCTGTATGCCCCGCTGTACCTCAGCAATGAGTGCCAGAATATCTGTACGTACTGTGGTTTCAGCGTGGATAATAAGATCAAAAGGAAGACGCTTTCGGATACCGAACTGATGGTGGAAGCCAGTGTCCTGAAATCCATGGGCGTAAACCATATTCTGCTGGTAAGCGGTGAAGCCAATAAAACAGTCGGCATCGACTATTTTATCAATGCAGTCCGTCTCCTGAAGCCGCATTTTGCCAATATTTCTGTTGAAGTACAGCCTTTGTCGGAAGGAGCGTATTTTCTCCTGCATCAGGAGGGCGTCAATGCCGTATTGGTCTATCAGGAAACCTATCATAAAGATGTGTACAAGGAATACCATCCGAAAGGAAAAAAATCCAATTTTGACTACCGGCTGGAAACACCGGACAGAATAGGTAAAGCAGGAATCCATAAAATGGGCCTTGGGGTTCTGCTGGGGCTGGAAGACTGGAGGATAGACAGCTTTTTTAATGCACTCCATATCGATTACCTTCAGAAACAGTACTGGAAGTCCAGGTTTTCCGTCTCATTTCCAAGGCTCAGGCCCGCAGAGGGAATTATTGAACCCAATTTTATCATGTCCGATAAAGATTTATTACAGTTAATTTGTGCCTACCGCCTCTGGAATGAAGACCTGGAAATTTCCATCTCTACCCGGGAAAATGAAACCTTCAGGAATCATATCGTCTCGTTGGGAGCGACTGCTATGAGCGCCGCTTCCAAAACCAATCCAGGAGGTTATGCCGTAGACAAAGAATCCCTCGAGCAGTTCGAAACCAGTGATGAAAGGAGCATGGAAGACATAAGGACGATGATCAGGAATGCCGGTTATGACCCGGTCATGAAAGACTGGGATGCCGTTTACAGCGGAATTCAATCAACCATAATATTGAAGAATGAATAA
- a CDS encoding HesA/MoeB/ThiF family protein codes for MNNEDRFSRYSRQIFIEEIGLEGQKKIMKAKVLVIGAGGLGSPVIQYLAAAGTGTLAVADFDKVELHNLNRQVIHTEHSVGMAKVESAGQFVKSLNHQVNFTGHYLKIDDTNAEELISDYDIIVDGSDNFKTRYLINDTCVKLGKPLVYGSILGFSGQVAVLNCQGSRNLRDIFPEPPSDEHIPDCDSLGVLGALPGIVGSMMANLVLEIITDLPVPVNKLTLINTFNWTFQTVGF; via the coding sequence ATGAATAACGAAGACCGGTTTTCCCGGTACAGCCGGCAGATATTTATAGAAGAGATTGGTTTAGAGGGGCAGAAGAAAATAATGAAAGCTAAAGTCCTGGTGATCGGAGCAGGAGGGCTGGGCAGTCCGGTTATCCAGTACCTGGCTGCAGCAGGAACCGGTACATTGGCCGTAGCAGATTTTGATAAGGTGGAACTGCATAATTTAAACCGGCAGGTGATCCATACGGAACATTCAGTCGGCATGGCCAAAGTGGAAAGTGCAGGACAATTCGTTAAAAGCCTGAACCATCAGGTGAATTTTACCGGACATTACCTGAAAATAGATGATACCAATGCTGAGGAACTTATTTCAGACTATGATATCATAGTTGATGGTTCCGATAATTTCAAGACCAGATATTTAATCAATGATACCTGCGTAAAGCTGGGAAAGCCTCTTGTTTACGGCAGCATTCTCGGATTTTCCGGACAGGTTGCGGTTCTTAACTGTCAGGGCAGCCGGAACCTCAGGGATATTTTTCCGGAACCGCCTTCCGATGAACATATTCCCGACTGTGACAGCCTTGGCGTATTGGGTGCTTTACCGGGAATCGTGGGAAGCATGATGGCGAATTTGGTTTTGGAAATAATTACTGATCTTCCGGTACCTGTCAATAAGCTGACATTGATTAATACCTTCAACTGGACTTTTCAGACAGTCGGTTTTTAG
- a CDS encoding aconitate hydratase: MTFDIDMIKKVYERYPERIAAARQAVGKPLTLSEKILYAHLWEGNATQAYERGNSYVDFAPDRVAMQDATAQMALLQFMQAGKTKVAVPSTAHADHLIQAKVGADKDLQEGINKNSEVFNFLSSVCDKYGIGFWKPGAGIIHQVVLENYAFPGGMMIGTDSHTVNAGGLGMVAIGVGGADAVDVMAGMAWELKMPKLIGVKLTGKMNGWTSAKDVILKVAGILTVKGGTGCIVEYFGEGAESLSATGKGTICNMGAEVGATTSTFGYDDSMRRYLAATGRQDVVDAADQIAEHLTGDAEVYANPEQYFDQLIEINLSELTPHLNGPFTPDLATPVSEFRAKAEANGWPIEVEWALIGSCTNSSYEDLSRAASIVEDAVAKGVKPKAILGINPGSEQVKYTAERDGFLDSFRKFENARIFTNACGPCIGQWDREGAEKGEKNSIIHSFNRNFAKRADGNPNTHAFVASPEMVAAVAISGRLDFNPITDTLTTESGEQVRLNEPNGSELPSRGFAVEDNGYQAPSEDGSQVVVNVSPTSDRLQLLEEFPAWDGKNIEGAKVLIKAFGKCTTDHISMAGPWLKYRGHLDNISNNMLIGAVNAYNMETNHVKNQLTGEYGEVPAVQRAYKAAHIPSIVVGDQNYGEGSSREHAAMEPRHLGVKAVLVKSFARIHETNLKKQGMLGLTFANEADYDKILEDDTVNFLDLDQFAPGKQLTLEFVHADGTKDTVIANHTYNDQQIEWFKAGSALNLIKRQEKQN, from the coding sequence ATGACATTTGATATTGATATGATCAAGAAAGTGTACGAGCGTTACCCTGAAAGGATTGCTGCGGCAAGACAGGCAGTGGGAAAACCTCTTACACTATCAGAAAAAATATTATATGCTCACCTTTGGGAGGGTAATGCTACACAGGCTTATGAAAGAGGGAACTCGTATGTGGATTTTGCGCCGGACAGGGTAGCGATGCAGGATGCAACTGCACAAATGGCTCTTCTCCAGTTTATGCAGGCCGGGAAAACCAAAGTGGCTGTGCCGTCAACGGCTCACGCAGACCACCTTATCCAGGCTAAAGTAGGTGCTGATAAAGATTTACAGGAAGGGATCAATAAGAATTCCGAAGTGTTCAACTTCCTAAGTTCTGTTTGTGATAAATACGGAATCGGCTTTTGGAAGCCGGGTGCAGGAATCATTCACCAGGTGGTGCTTGAGAACTATGCTTTCCCTGGAGGAATGATGATCGGTACTGACTCCCATACGGTAAATGCAGGCGGTCTGGGAATGGTTGCCATTGGTGTAGGAGGTGCAGATGCTGTAGATGTAATGGCAGGAATGGCATGGGAACTTAAAATGCCTAAACTGATCGGGGTAAAATTAACCGGTAAAATGAACGGATGGACTTCTGCAAAAGACGTTATCCTTAAAGTAGCCGGAATCCTTACCGTAAAAGGAGGAACCGGATGCATCGTGGAATATTTCGGTGAAGGGGCGGAATCCCTTTCTGCAACCGGAAAAGGAACGATCTGTAATATGGGTGCTGAAGTAGGGGCTACTACGTCCACTTTCGGGTATGATGATTCCATGAGAAGATATCTTGCAGCCACAGGAAGACAGGATGTGGTAGATGCTGCAGACCAGATTGCCGAGCACTTAACCGGTGATGCTGAAGTATATGCTAACCCTGAGCAGTATTTTGATCAGTTAATCGAAATCAACCTTTCTGAACTGACTCCTCACCTGAACGGACCTTTTACTCCGGATCTGGCAACCCCTGTTTCTGAATTCAGAGCAAAAGCGGAGGCTAACGGATGGCCTATTGAAGTAGAATGGGCACTGATCGGGTCTTGTACCAACTCATCTTACGAAGACTTGTCCAGAGCAGCTTCCATCGTTGAAGATGCAGTAGCGAAAGGCGTAAAACCTAAAGCGATCCTGGGAATCAACCCTGGTTCTGAACAGGTAAAATATACCGCTGAAAGAGACGGATTCCTTGACTCTTTCAGAAAATTTGAAAATGCACGGATCTTTACCAATGCTTGCGGACCTTGTATCGGTCAGTGGGACAGGGAAGGTGCTGAAAAAGGAGAGAAAAACTCCATCATCCACTCTTTCAACAGAAACTTTGCGAAAAGAGCAGATGGTAACCCAAATACCCACGCTTTTGTAGCTTCACCGGAAATGGTAGCTGCAGTAGCGATTTCAGGAAGACTGGATTTCAACCCGATTACTGATACGTTAACAACGGAATCCGGAGAACAGGTAAGACTGAATGAGCCTAACGGTTCTGAGCTACCTTCAAGAGGATTTGCTGTAGAGGACAACGGATACCAGGCTCCTTCTGAAGACGGATCTCAGGTAGTGGTTAATGTAAGCCCTACTTCAGACAGGCTTCAGCTGCTGGAAGAATTCCCGGCTTGGGACGGTAAAAATATCGAAGGTGCCAAAGTACTGATCAAGGCTTTCGGAAAATGTACTACAGACCACATTTCCATGGCAGGTCCATGGCTGAAATACAGAGGTCACCTGGATAACATTTCCAACAACATGCTGATTGGTGCCGTTAACGCTTACAATATGGAAACCAACCATGTTAAAAACCAGTTAACCGGTGAATATGGTGAAGTGCCTGCCGTACAGAGAGCTTATAAAGCAGCACACATCCCGTCTATTGTTGTGGGAGACCAGAACTACGGGGAAGGTTCTTCAAGGGAGCACGCTGCCATGGAGCCAAGACATTTAGGGGTGAAGGCGGTATTGGTGAAATCATTTGCCAGAATCCACGAAACCAACCTTAAAAAGCAGGGAATGTTAGGCCTTACTTTTGCCAACGAAGCAGATTATGATAAAATCCTGGAAGACGATACCGTAAACTTCCTTGATCTTGATCAGTTTGCTCCGGGTAAACAACTGACATTAGAATTCGTTCATGCGGACGGAACTAAAGATACTGTAATTGCCAATCATACTTATAATGATCAGCAGATCGAATGGTTCAAAGCAGGTTCTGCCCTGAACCTGATCAAAAGACAGGAAAAACAGAATTAA
- a CDS encoding DUF1345 domain-containing protein yields MTKIKTKESFFLKMSPLKRGIISLLASVLVFLLIFRLDLKPLIILIFCWLAFSVVFLFLDWQVILHRKVDDIRKKARADDGNAFFVFTTIIVASLASMFAIFFLITSKDKGVQKEIYFLPAVLGAMILSWIMVQTQYIFHYAREYYDEDTSGKKEEIGGLQFPTEDKNEIYHPDYLDFAYYSFCMGCTFQVSDVSITSRNLRKITMIHGLLAFFMNTFVVALTINLVAGLNG; encoded by the coding sequence ATGACAAAAATTAAGACCAAGGAAAGCTTCTTTTTAAAGATGAGCCCTCTGAAAAGAGGGATCATCAGCCTTCTGGCTTCCGTGCTGGTTTTCCTTCTGATCTTCAGGCTGGACCTTAAGCCGCTGATTATTCTCATATTCTGCTGGCTGGCATTTTCTGTGGTTTTTCTGTTTCTGGACTGGCAGGTTATTCTCCACAGGAAAGTGGATGACATCCGTAAAAAAGCCAGAGCTGATGACGGAAATGCATTTTTTGTTTTTACGACCATTATAGTCGCATCTTTAGCAAGCATGTTTGCCATCTTTTTCCTTATTACTTCCAAAGATAAGGGAGTGCAGAAGGAAATCTATTTTCTGCCGGCTGTTCTCGGCGCGATGATCCTGTCCTGGATCATGGTACAGACCCAGTATATCTTTCATTATGCACGGGAATATTATGATGAGGATACGTCGGGGAAAAAGGAGGAAATAGGCGGATTGCAGTTTCCGACAGAAGACAAGAACGAAATATATCATCCTGACTACCTGGATTTTGCTTACTATTCGTTCTGTATGGGTTGTACATTCCAGGTTTCTGATGTGAGCATTACATCAAGGAATTTAAGAAAAATAACGATGATCCACGGGCTGCTCGCTTTCTTCATGAACACTTTTGTGGTCGCGCTTACCATTAATCTGGTTGCAGGCCTTAACGGTTAA
- a CDS encoding outer membrane beta-barrel family protein — translation MKKIIITLAFLGTVLVSAQEKTSNQVKEKQIEGVTITKTKKAVEQKADRTIFDFSEQPQLNNGNVLEGIKKLPGLVSTDIAGMMYQGKVLDVYLNGRPLNITSNELNSFLEGMPANSVDRIEVITQPGAEFPATSGGAIMNIITNKNANKYLTATYSGNYSFTNYDKFRSRTSNSLNLNARNKLFGWQLNVGQNYRESMLNTDQNGLLLSNTDRFGRGYFAKSGLTFDLGQDRLLLNYDIYHNRNSNYTLSNGEGEQKQAIPNTNPQEYVYRDFNFNTSDAAYTNNLRQEAVVTYQKRFSDKAQKLDFQFGYTKSDSKFDQDNIFRLGQFSDGQPIPNASGRVLSNNSDMRVANFKIDYSQPIKIMDGGKVSAGGLYEKQNFDTESFGITNLEYQRQTASTYLEFQAKLKKFDFILGTRAENYDISGVTRRVDSTASIVQKDLIPFNKFKFFPNASVQYNLMSQVHITANYNKKISLPSISALNPNNTTFQGPNTQVTGNPNLQPTIFNNYEMKISAFDYAFIGYNVSSAKNQVAQIIRKDGKNLYNEQINIANMTIHNFNVGLPVPFMIFSKPLSEIMKFDFNPDKINFMYLYAGYQKHNIDNLNNRGFWIFNIMTQIILPKDIKLTANYSYLTPKAGYFYFTAEKPFNNSFDLTLTKKFMDNRLTVSVFANDIFNGQVMQVRSNPPYGETVYMRNKYDTRNFGLSVNYKIPTKNKLAKEDQNILNQTKKEDTGGVMPQGQ, via the coding sequence ATGAAAAAAATTATTATTACTCTGGCATTTCTGGGAACAGTTTTGGTTTCCGCTCAGGAAAAAACCAGCAACCAGGTAAAAGAAAAGCAGATTGAAGGGGTAACGATTACCAAAACTAAAAAGGCCGTTGAGCAGAAAGCAGACCGTACGATTTTTGATTTTTCGGAACAGCCGCAGCTGAATAACGGGAATGTCCTGGAAGGCATCAAAAAGCTTCCCGGATTGGTATCCACTGACATTGCAGGGATGATGTACCAGGGAAAAGTCCTGGACGTGTACCTCAACGGAAGGCCCCTGAATATTACGTCCAACGAGCTGAATTCTTTCCTGGAAGGCATGCCGGCCAACTCCGTAGACCGTATTGAGGTAATCACACAGCCCGGAGCCGAATTCCCTGCGACTTCCGGCGGTGCCATTATGAATATCATTACGAATAAGAATGCGAATAAATATTTAACAGCGACCTATTCCGGAAACTATTCCTTCACGAATTATGATAAATTCAGGAGCAGGACAAGCAACTCACTCAACTTAAATGCCCGGAACAAGCTGTTCGGATGGCAGCTGAATGTAGGGCAGAATTACCGTGAAAGCATGCTGAATACCGACCAGAACGGATTGCTTTTAAGCAATACAGACCGCTTCGGACGCGGATATTTTGCCAAATCGGGGCTGACTTTTGATCTTGGGCAGGACAGGCTCTTATTAAACTACGATATTTACCACAACAGGAACAGCAATTATACCTTAAGTAATGGGGAAGGCGAACAGAAACAAGCTATTCCCAACACCAATCCCCAGGAATATGTTTACAGAGACTTCAACTTCAATACATCGGATGCCGCCTACACCAATAACCTGAGGCAGGAAGCGGTAGTGACTTATCAGAAACGTTTTTCAGATAAGGCACAGAAGCTTGATTTCCAGTTTGGTTATACCAAATCTGACAGCAAGTTTGACCAGGATAATATTTTCCGCCTCGGTCAGTTTTCAGACGGACAGCCGATTCCCAATGCATCCGGAAGAGTCCTGAGCAACAATTCCGATATGAGGGTGGCCAATTTCAAAATCGATTATTCCCAGCCGATCAAAATCATGGACGGTGGAAAAGTAAGCGCCGGAGGTTTGTATGAAAAGCAGAATTTCGATACGGAAAGCTTTGGGATTACCAACCTGGAATATCAGCGGCAGACCGCATCCACTTACCTGGAATTCCAGGCTAAGCTAAAGAAATTCGACTTTATTCTGGGAACAAGGGCGGAAAACTACGATATCAGCGGGGTAACCAGAAGGGTTGACAGTACAGCGTCCATTGTCCAGAAAGATTTGATCCCGTTCAACAAGTTTAAGTTCTTCCCCAATGCAAGCGTGCAGTACAACCTGATGAGCCAGGTACATATTACCGCCAATTACAACAAAAAGATCAGCCTGCCGAGCATTTCTGCCCTGAACCCGAATAACACAACTTTCCAGGGACCGAATACCCAGGTAACCGGGAACCCGAATCTTCAGCCAACGATCTTCAACAATTATGAAATGAAGATTTCCGCATTCGATTATGCTTTTATCGGGTATAATGTAAGCTCCGCTAAAAACCAGGTCGCCCAGATCATTAGAAAGGATGGCAAAAACCTGTACAATGAGCAGATCAACATCGCCAATATGACGATTCACAACTTCAACGTCGGCCTTCCTGTTCCGTTCATGATTTTCAGCAAGCCGCTCAGCGAAATTATGAAGTTTGATTTCAATCCGGATAAGATCAACTTTATGTACCTGTATGCCGGCTACCAGAAGCATAACATCGACAACCTGAATAACAGGGGGTTCTGGATCTTCAACATCATGACCCAGATCATTCTTCCGAAAGACATCAAGCTAACGGCCAATTACAGCTACCTGACACCTAAAGCAGGATATTTTTATTTTACCGCAGAAAAACCATTCAATAATTCCTTCGACCTTACGTTAACGAAGAAATTCATGGATAACCGGCTTACGGTTTCTGTTTTCGCGAATGACATCTTTAACGGACAGGTGATGCAGGTACGTTCCAATCCGCCATATGGGGAAACCGTGTACATGAGGAATAAATACGATACGAGAAATTTCGGCCTTTCGGTAAACTATAAAATCCCGACGAAGAACAAACTGGCCAAGGAAGACCAGAATATCCTGAACCAGACGAAGAAAGAAGATACCGGCGGGGTCATGCCACAGGGACAGTAA